The Saccharothrix variisporea genome has a segment encoding these proteins:
- a CDS encoding site-2 protease family protein, with product MKGRIPLGAWAGVPVGAHWSVLVAVVLVTRTVAVVVLPSAAPGRPASLYWVVGALVAVAFFASLAAHELAHTVVARLHGVGVRRIDLWLLGGVSQLEGRPPSPRADFLIAVAGPVTSAVVAAGSAGVAALVAALGGGDLATTAVLWLAFANGVLAVFNLLPAAPLDGGRVLRALVWWRTGSRARGERTATDAGRGFGFVLLVGGLVQLVLGSGVGVWWMLMGAFVLASAGAERRQSVVREVLGSTPVATAMRADVAVAPGWWTVQAFLEQRARQVPQRVFPVVSFDGDLVGVTSLPALAELPEQRRLTTRVADVSRPPTAIADPDEPLADVLTRARLSSSRDVVVVVRDHHVLGVVSAHDVRRAVELATAGVTGG from the coding sequence GTGAAGGGTCGGATCCCGTTGGGCGCCTGGGCGGGTGTGCCGGTCGGCGCGCACTGGTCGGTGCTGGTGGCGGTGGTGCTGGTGACGCGGACCGTGGCGGTGGTGGTGCTGCCGAGCGCGGCGCCGGGCCGACCGGCGTCGCTGTACTGGGTGGTCGGCGCGCTGGTGGCGGTCGCGTTCTTCGCTTCGCTGGCCGCGCACGAGCTCGCGCACACGGTGGTCGCGCGCCTGCACGGCGTGGGGGTGCGGCGGATCGACCTGTGGCTGCTCGGCGGGGTGTCGCAGCTGGAGGGGCGACCTCCCTCGCCCCGCGCGGACTTCCTGATCGCCGTGGCCGGACCGGTCACCAGCGCGGTGGTGGCCGCCGGGAGCGCGGGCGTGGCGGCCCTCGTGGCCGCGCTCGGAGGTGGCGACCTCGCCACCACGGCCGTCCTGTGGCTCGCGTTCGCCAACGGCGTGCTGGCGGTGTTCAACCTCCTGCCCGCCGCGCCGTTGGACGGCGGCCGGGTGCTGCGGGCGCTCGTGTGGTGGCGCACCGGTTCGCGGGCGCGCGGCGAGCGGACAGCGACCGACGCGGGGCGCGGCTTCGGGTTCGTGCTGCTGGTCGGAGGTCTCGTGCAACTGGTCCTGGGCTCGGGCGTCGGCGTGTGGTGGATGCTGATGGGCGCGTTCGTGCTCGCGTCCGCCGGCGCGGAACGCAGGCAATCCGTGGTCCGGGAGGTGCTGGGCAGCACCCCGGTGGCCACCGCCATGCGCGCCGACGTCGCCGTGGCGCCGGGGTGGTGGACCGTCCAGGCCTTCCTGGAGCAACGCGCCCGCCAGGTGCCCCAGCGGGTGTTCCCGGTCGTGTCGTTCGACGGCGACCTGGTGGGCGTGACCAGCCTGCCGGCGTTGGCCGAACTCCCCGAGCAGCGGCGGCTGACCACCCGCGTGGCCGACGTGTCCCGACCGCCGACCGCCATCGCCGACCCCGACGAGCCCCTGGCCGACGTGCTCACGCGCGCCCGGCTGTCGAGCAGCCGGGACGTGGTGGTCGTGGTGCGCGACCACCACGTGCTGGGCGTGGTGTCGGCCCACGACGTCAGACGCGCCGTCGAACTGGCCACCGCCGGCGTGACCGGGGGATGA
- a CDS encoding hydrogenase maturation protease, with the protein MNAVVVGVGNEFRRDDGVGPAVARAVAAHGVRAEVTDGDPVRLMEAWGEADLVVVVDALRCVPATPGRVHRVTLDGAVPSATSSHGFGVPEAVELAEALDRLPRRLVVLGVEVAEVGFGPDLTPAVRAAVPGVVAAVLDELRLGGAL; encoded by the coding sequence GTGAACGCCGTCGTGGTGGGCGTGGGCAACGAGTTCCGGCGCGACGACGGCGTCGGGCCGGCGGTCGCCCGCGCGGTCGCCGCGCACGGGGTACGGGCCGAGGTGACCGACGGCGACCCGGTGCGGCTGATGGAGGCGTGGGGTGAGGCGGACCTGGTGGTCGTGGTGGACGCACTGCGCTGCGTACCGGCCACCCCCGGCCGCGTGCACCGGGTGACCTTGGACGGTGCCGTGCCCTCGGCGACCAGCTCGCACGGGTTCGGCGTGCCCGAGGCTGTGGAACTGGCCGAGGCCCTGGACCGCCTGCCGCGCCGGCTCGTCGTGCTGGGCGTGGAGGTCGCGGAGGTCGGGTTCGGCCCGGACCTCACACCCGCCGTCCGGGCCGCCGTACCCGGGGTCGTGGCCGCGGTCCTGGACGAACTCCGGCTGGGAGGTGCGCTGTGA
- a CDS encoding Ni/Fe hydrogenase subunit alpha: MTHRSNRTLRVAGLARVEGEGALRVRTANGRVDDVELDIYEPPRFFEAFLRGRSHREPPDITARICGICPVAYQMSACLAIEDACGVQVPAPVRALRRLLYCGEWISSHALHIHLLHAPDFLGLPDGIAMAAEHRPVVERGLALKKAGNAIMDLVGGRAIHPVNVRVGGFYRAPTRAELRPLAEQLRHALDDALATAAWVSTFDFPDLDVPHDLMALRDTEGYPIDRGVPHVSTGASFPVPAFSEHVVEHQVPHSTALHARLDGEMYLVGPLARYSLNADRLSPAAAGAAADAGLGPVCRNPFRSIVVRAVEVVYAVEEALRLIADYEPPEPAAVEVTARAGVGHGVTEAPRGLLYHRYELDAAGLVVSADIVPPTSQNQSAIEDDVRQLVTSYLDLDDHALVSLCERAIRNYDPCISCSAHFLDFHREDR, encoded by the coding sequence ATGACGCACCGCTCGAACCGCACCCTGCGCGTGGCGGGCCTGGCCCGGGTCGAGGGCGAAGGCGCGCTGCGCGTGCGGACCGCCAACGGCCGCGTGGACGACGTGGAGCTCGACATCTACGAGCCGCCCCGGTTCTTCGAGGCCTTCCTGCGCGGCCGGTCCCACCGCGAACCGCCGGACATCACCGCCCGCATCTGCGGGATCTGCCCGGTGGCCTACCAGATGAGCGCGTGCCTGGCGATCGAGGACGCCTGCGGGGTGCAGGTGCCCGCGCCGGTGCGCGCGTTGCGCAGGCTGCTGTACTGCGGCGAGTGGATCTCCAGCCACGCCCTGCACATCCACCTCCTGCACGCCCCGGACTTCCTGGGCCTGCCCGACGGCATCGCGATGGCCGCCGAGCACCGGCCCGTCGTGGAACGCGGCCTGGCCTTGAAGAAGGCGGGCAACGCGATCATGGACCTGGTGGGCGGCCGGGCGATCCACCCGGTCAACGTCCGCGTCGGCGGCTTCTACCGCGCGCCCACCCGCGCCGAGCTGCGTCCCCTGGCCGAACAGCTCCGCCACGCGCTGGACGACGCGCTCGCCACCGCGGCCTGGGTGTCCACCTTCGACTTCCCCGACCTGGACGTGCCGCACGACCTGATGGCGTTGCGCGACACCGAGGGCTACCCGATCGACCGGGGCGTCCCGCACGTCTCCACCGGCGCGTCGTTCCCCGTCCCGGCGTTCAGCGAGCACGTCGTGGAGCACCAGGTGCCGCACTCGACCGCGTTGCACGCCCGGCTGGACGGCGAGATGTACCTGGTGGGACCGCTGGCCCGGTACAGCCTCAACGCCGACCGCCTGTCCCCCGCCGCCGCGGGTGCCGCCGCCGACGCCGGGCTGGGACCGGTGTGCCGCAACCCGTTCCGCAGCATCGTCGTGCGGGCCGTCGAGGTCGTGTACGCGGTGGAGGAGGCGCTGCGGCTCATCGCCGACTACGAGCCGCCGGAACCGGCGGCGGTCGAGGTCACCGCCCGCGCCGGGGTCGGCCACGGCGTCACCGAGGCACCGCGCGGCCTGCTGTACCACCGGTACGAGCTGGACGCCGCCGGGCTCGTCGTGTCCGCCGACATCGTGCCGCCGACCTCGCAGAACCAGTCCGCGATCGAGGACGACGTGCGGCAACTGGTCACCAGCTACCTCGACCTGGACGACCACGCCCTGGTGTCGCTGTGCGAACGGGCGATCCGCAACTACGACCCGTGCATCTCCTGCTCGGCGCACTTCCTGGACTTCCACCGGGAGGACCGGTGA